In Streptomyces sp. NBC_00091, the following proteins share a genomic window:
- a CDS encoding chaplin, with amino-acid sequence MRRPVQVTRKTLITMAAAGGVLALGGGHAQADSAASGHAANSPGLLSGNTVQAPVDAPVNVCGNTVTVVGGLNPAFGNRCANQPGKPQHPDHPSHPEHPQHPDHPGHPGNPGTPGGGHEEPCDDEPGHPGNPGTPGGQTPGTPGTPGGQTPGNPGTPGGQTPGNPGGHTPGNPGTPGGHTPGKPGTPGTPTGPGAGSVTPGTPGTVTPGTPGTGTPVTPATHPGQGQGVGLAATGAGDALTAGVPLAGGLLLAGAVLYRRARNAA; translated from the coding sequence ATGCGACGACCGGTTCAGGTCACGAGGAAGACACTGATCACGATGGCGGCCGCGGGGGGTGTTCTGGCGCTCGGCGGCGGTCACGCCCAGGCGGATTCGGCGGCGTCCGGGCACGCCGCGAACTCTCCGGGCCTGCTGTCCGGGAACACCGTGCAGGCGCCGGTGGACGCGCCGGTGAACGTGTGCGGCAACACGGTGACGGTGGTTGGGGGTCTGAACCCGGCCTTCGGCAACCGCTGCGCCAACCAGCCGGGCAAGCCGCAGCACCCGGATCACCCGAGCCACCCGGAACACCCGCAGCACCCGGACCACCCCGGTCACCCGGGCAACCCGGGCACCCCGGGCGGCGGGCACGAGGAGCCGTGCGACGACGAGCCGGGACACCCGGGCAACCCCGGCACCCCGGGCGGCCAGACCCCCGGCACCCCGGGCACCCCGGGCGGGCAGACCCCGGGTAACCCCGGAACGCCCGGCGGCCAGACCCCGGGCAACCCCGGCGGGCACACCCCGGGCAACCCCGGCACCCCGGGCGGGCACACCCCCGGAAAGCCGGGTACGCCCGGTACCCCCACCGGCCCCGGCGCGGGCTCGGTCACCCCGGGCACGCCCGGCACGGTCACCCCGGGCACGCCCGGCACGGGCACCCCGGTCACCCCGGCCACTCACCCCGGCCAGGGGCAGGGCGTGGGCCTCGCCGCCACCGGTGCCGGTGACGCCCTGACGGCCGGTGTCCCGCTCGCCGGCGGTCTGCTGCTGGCCGGAGCCGTGCTCTACCGGCGCGCCCGCAACGCCGCCTGA
- a CDS encoding ATP-dependent RecD-like DNA helicase, translating to MSTDPEAARPADPAAAEATHGAAAATPEPGPAGAEPEDPHAPASTAAERARDEDPVPPAGSGEADAPASTGPDGDGSGEAGADGREGPGGAPGAPDGDGGPGAEPLVSGRGGVGESPAGPDTGTSDGAAEPAEAQPAPGLTEAQAELAAQKVERERIARRKAEREAPVEAGGKLSGKAADLMAAVRAVESGAKPAAVYFDEAPAAPRKAAPAPPQPRPAAPAPSPAPAAADIGAVRAVLTRGGAPEALAGQAAEALGEGAAEQLAEDPWRLLVVPGVRPAQADGFAQALLGAEAGPADERRGAALLGWLLAQAAVKGHTALEAPVLEKALAQYGVPAPAEALESAIGEGAVLVFHEPLGPPAGEDEEQPVRILVGLEEHALAEEALADGLARLAGTFGGPADWSAAATGPAAELVRAVAGHGLVTHTGGEAARAEPRALLAAARELGLRACLAAHAPATGVGVGAVTVAGLLAGTQGPGRDADGRFDLDLLIVLDAPQLDVETAAALVESVPDGARLVLSGDPGVLGSAGPGRVFADVLAARAFPQVVSRTPDPGPIGELVSGVGIGELNQVDAPGKEVVIVPVRDAGEAVHRTVQLVAESVPRAFGIPADAVQVITPGHGGSAGTRALNAALKERLNPGPGRFGGFDPGDRVVHVPSPGRALPARVVSADAQGLHLDAAGARVVVPKERVESQVRHGWAVTAHQAVGARWPAVVVVLPGDAAQALSRDWVYTAFGRAERHLSVVHGVDEALPRAVAQVLPKPRTTRLTGLLRALTAAQEEQP from the coding sequence GTGAGTACGGACCCCGAGGCCGCCCGCCCCGCCGACCCGGCTGCCGCGGAGGCCACGCACGGGGCCGCCGCGGCGACCCCGGAGCCCGGCCCCGCCGGCGCGGAGCCCGAGGATCCGCACGCACCCGCCTCCACCGCCGCCGAGCGGGCCCGGGACGAAGACCCGGTTCCCCCGGCCGGCTCCGGCGAGGCGGACGCCCCTGCGTCCACCGGCCCCGACGGGGACGGCTCCGGCGAGGCGGGCGCCGACGGCCGGGAGGGTCCGGGCGGAGCCCCGGGGGCCCCGGACGGGGACGGGGGGCCGGGGGCGGAGCCTTTGGTTTCGGGAAGGGGCGGGGTGGGGGAAAGCCCCGCAGGGCCGGACACCGGCACCTCCGACGGCGCGGCCGAACCCGCGGAGGCGCAGCCGGCGCCCGGGCTGACCGAGGCGCAGGCCGAGCTGGCCGCGCAGAAGGTCGAGCGGGAGCGCATCGCCCGGCGCAAGGCCGAGCGCGAGGCCCCCGTCGAGGCCGGCGGCAAGCTCAGCGGCAAGGCCGCCGATCTGATGGCCGCCGTACGGGCCGTGGAGAGCGGAGCCAAGCCCGCCGCCGTGTACTTCGACGAGGCCCCGGCCGCTCCCCGCAAGGCGGCCCCGGCGCCCCCGCAGCCCCGCCCGGCGGCCCCGGCCCCCTCCCCCGCGCCGGCCGCCGCGGACATCGGCGCCGTCCGCGCCGTACTGACCCGCGGCGGCGCCCCCGAGGCCCTGGCCGGGCAGGCCGCCGAGGCCCTCGGCGAGGGCGCGGCCGAGCAGCTGGCCGAGGACCCCTGGCGGCTGCTCGTGGTCCCCGGGGTGCGCCCGGCGCAGGCGGACGGCTTCGCGCAGGCCCTGCTGGGGGCGGAGGCCGGTCCCGCCGACGAGCGCCGGGGCGCGGCCCTGCTGGGCTGGCTCCTCGCCCAGGCCGCCGTCAAGGGGCACACCGCCCTGGAGGCCCCGGTCCTGGAGAAGGCCCTGGCCCAGTACGGGGTCCCGGCCCCCGCCGAGGCCCTGGAGTCGGCCATCGGCGAGGGCGCGGTGCTGGTGTTCCACGAGCCGCTCGGGCCGCCCGCCGGTGAGGACGAGGAGCAGCCCGTCCGGATCCTCGTGGGCCTGGAGGAACACGCCCTGGCGGAGGAGGCCCTGGCGGACGGCCTGGCCCGGCTGGCCGGCACCTTCGGCGGCCCCGCCGACTGGTCGGCCGCCGCCACCGGCCCCGCCGCCGAACTGGTCCGGGCCGTCGCGGGCCACGGCCTGGTCACCCACACCGGCGGCGAGGCCGCCCGCGCCGAACCGCGGGCCCTGCTGGCGGCCGCCCGGGAACTGGGCCTGCGGGCCTGCCTGGCGGCGCACGCGCCCGCCACCGGCGTCGGCGTCGGCGCCGTCACCGTGGCCGGGCTGCTCGCGGGGACGCAGGGCCCCGGGCGGGACGCCGACGGCCGCTTCGACCTGGACCTGCTGATCGTCCTGGACGCGCCCCAGCTGGACGTGGAGACGGCGGCCGCCCTCGTGGAGTCCGTGCCCGACGGGGCCCGCCTGGTGCTCTCCGGCGACCCCGGGGTGCTCGGATCGGCCGGCCCCGGGCGGGTGTTCGCCGATGTGCTGGCGGCCCGCGCGTTCCCCCAGGTGGTGTCCCGCACCCCGGACCCCGGCCCGATCGGCGAGCTGGTCTCGGGGGTCGGGATCGGGGAGCTCAACCAGGTCGACGCCCCCGGCAAGGAGGTCGTCATCGTCCCCGTGCGGGACGCCGGCGAGGCCGTGCACCGCACCGTCCAGCTGGTCGCCGAGTCGGTGCCGCGCGCCTTCGGGATCCCGGCGGACGCCGTGCAGGTCATCACCCCGGGCCACGGCGGCTCGGCGGGTACCCGGGCGCTGAACGCCGCCCTGAAGGAGCGGCTGAACCCCGGCCCCGGCCGGTTCGGCGGCTTCGACCCCGGCGACCGGGTGGTCCACGTGCCCTCCCCCGGGCGGGCGCTGCCGGCCCGGGTGGTGTCGGCCGACGCGCAGGGGCTGCACCTGGACGCGGCGGGCGCGCGGGTCGTCGTACCGAAGGAGCGGGTGGAGTCGCAGGTGCGGCACGGCTGGGCGGTGACGGCGCACCAGGCCGTGGGGGCGCGCTGGCCCGCGGTGGTCGTCGTACTGCCGGGGGACGCGGCGCAGGCCCTGTCCCGGGACTGGGTGTACACGGCCTTCGGCCGCGCCGAGCGGCACCTGTCCGTGGTCCACGGGGTCGACGAGGCGCTGCCGCGCGCGGTGGCGCAGGTGCTGCCGAAGCCGCGTACGACCCGGCTCACGGGCCTGCTGCGGGCCCTGACGGCTGCTCAGGAGGAGCAGCCGTAG
- a CDS encoding DUF5703 family protein, whose protein sequence is MPEYEFVDVYVPRGTSRQEANRLLTDHAEYGHWELDRLSLFRDGSRRVRLRRRIIRQVRATW, encoded by the coding sequence ATGCCGGAATACGAATTTGTCGACGTGTACGTGCCTCGCGGGACCTCCCGCCAGGAGGCGAACCGCCTGTTGACCGACCATGCCGAGTACGGGCACTGGGAGCTGGACCGCCTGTCCCTGTTCCGGGACGGCAGCCGCCGCGTGCGGTTGCGCCGCCGGATCATCCGCCAGGTCCGCGCGACCTGGTGA
- a CDS encoding ASCH domain-containing protein: protein MTSHDDLRPFELGFPGEQRDRLVAAVLSGAKTTTTGLLGWYEAEGEPLPRPGERLVLVDSGEQPLAVLEMTEVRVLRLAEVELRHALDEGEGFASVAEWRSAHEGFWHSEALRAELGDPQFTADDDTLVVAERFRLL from the coding sequence ATGACGAGCCATGACGATCTCCGCCCCTTCGAACTGGGCTTTCCCGGGGAACAGCGCGACAGGCTGGTGGCCGCCGTGCTCAGCGGGGCGAAGACCACCACGACGGGGCTGTTGGGCTGGTACGAGGCCGAGGGCGAGCCGCTGCCCCGGCCGGGGGAACGCCTGGTGCTGGTGGACTCCGGGGAGCAGCCGCTGGCCGTCCTGGAGATGACGGAGGTCCGGGTGCTGCGGCTGGCCGAGGTGGAACTGCGGCACGCGCTGGACGAGGGTGAGGGTTTCGCCTCCGTGGCCGAATGGCGCTCCGCGCACGAGGGGTTCTGGCACAGCGAGGCACTGCGCGCGGAGCTGGGCGATCCGCAGTTCACGGCGGACGACGACACCCTGGTCGTCGCCGAACGCTTTCGCCTTCTTTGA
- a CDS encoding M20/M25/M40 family metallo-hydrolase: protein MSASGAGKAVSGEDEVVDLCRDLIRIDTSNYGDHSGPGERKAAEWVAEKLAEVGLEPQIFESHKGRASTVARIEGEDPSRPALLIHGHTDVVPANAADWTYDPFAGEIADGCVWGRGAVDMKDMDAMTLAVVRDRMRSGRKPPRDIVLAFLADEEAGGTYGARHLVDKHPGLFEGVTEAIGEVGGFSFTVNENLRLYLVETAQKGMHWMRLTVEGTAGHGSMTNNDNAITELCEAVGRLGRHQWPVRVTKTVRHFLDELSDALGTPLDPDDMDATLAKLGGIAKMVGATLRNSAAPTMLGAGYKVNVIPGQATAHVDGRFLPGYEDEFFADLDRILGPRVKREDVHGDKALETDFDGRLVDAMQGALRAEDPIARAVPYMLSGGTDAKSFDDLGIRCFGFAPLQLPPELDFAGMFHGVDERVPVDGLKFGVRVLDRFIDNA from the coding sequence GTGAGCGCATCGGGCGCGGGCAAGGCCGTCTCCGGAGAGGACGAGGTCGTCGACCTCTGCCGGGACCTCATCCGGATCGACACCAGCAACTACGGGGACCACTCGGGTCCCGGCGAGCGCAAGGCGGCCGAGTGGGTCGCCGAGAAACTGGCCGAGGTCGGGCTGGAACCGCAGATCTTCGAATCGCACAAGGGGCGGGCCTCGACCGTGGCCCGGATCGAGGGGGAGGACCCCTCGCGGCCCGCCCTGCTGATCCACGGGCACACCGACGTGGTCCCGGCCAACGCCGCCGACTGGACCTACGACCCCTTCGCGGGCGAGATCGCCGACGGCTGCGTATGGGGCCGCGGCGCGGTCGACATGAAGGACATGGACGCGATGACGCTGGCCGTCGTACGCGACCGCATGCGCAGCGGGCGCAAGCCCCCGCGCGACATCGTGCTGGCCTTCCTCGCCGACGAGGAGGCCGGCGGCACCTACGGCGCCCGGCACCTCGTCGACAAGCACCCCGGGCTCTTCGAGGGCGTCACCGAGGCCATCGGGGAGGTCGGCGGCTTCTCCTTCACCGTGAACGAGAACCTGCGGCTCTACCTCGTGGAGACGGCCCAGAAGGGCATGCACTGGATGCGGCTCACGGTCGAGGGCACCGCGGGACACGGCTCCATGACCAACAACGACAACGCGATCACCGAGCTGTGCGAGGCCGTCGGCCGCCTCGGCCGCCACCAGTGGCCGGTGCGCGTCACGAAGACCGTTCGACACTTCCTCGACGAACTCTCGGACGCCCTCGGAACCCCGCTCGACCCCGACGACATGGACGCCACGCTCGCCAAGCTCGGCGGCATCGCCAAGATGGTCGGCGCGACCCTGCGCAACTCCGCCGCCCCGACGATGCTCGGCGCCGGCTACAAGGTCAACGTCATCCCCGGCCAGGCCACGGCCCACGTGGACGGCCGCTTCCTGCCGGGCTACGAGGACGAGTTCTTCGCCGACCTCGACCGGATCCTCGGCCCGCGCGTGAAGCGGGAGGACGTACACGGGGACAAGGCCCTGGAGACGGACTTCGACGGGCGCCTCGTGGACGCCATGCAGGGCGCCCTGAGGGCCGAGGACCCGATCGCGCGGGCGGTCCCGTACATGCTCTCCGGCGGGACGGACGCCAAGTCCTTCGACGACCTCGGCATCCGCTGCTTCGGCTTCGCCCCGCTCCAGCTGCCGCCGGAGCTGGACTTCGCCGGCATGTTCCACGGCGTGGACGAGCGGGTGCCGGTGGACGGGCTGAAGTTCGGCGTCCGAGTCCTCGACCGGTTCATCGACAACGCCTGA
- a CDS encoding APC family permease → MPTGRSTTLPADTAAEIRTYKGQDRALRADRLGTAGLLLSVLAASAPLLVVAGVMPTIFGVMGIVGQPLLYVILGVVLALFGVGYAEMSRHVHNAGAFYAYIARGLGPTAGATASLVALVAYSAMQVAVYGILGFEISGLFATYLDTQLAWWIPALIAVAVTGALGWLKIDLNAKVLGVLLIVECALVVVFDLAALGKPGPEGLSLSAFDPGTLGGAGLGTALCFCIAAFVGFEQSPVYAEETTKPHIIVSRVMFLAIGFVALFFALSSWALSVATGPAGIVKASAEAGPGLLFELTQSRLGATFTDVLHVLFVTGMFAAMLSFHNVVARYAFAMGREGLLPARFGRTNPGTGAPATGSLLQTVVAALVVIVFAVTDSMPTGDPTAPVLHLFTWMGSVGALGVTVLMAAASVAVIAFFVRRGTAGAQVWRLVAAGLAALALVGIAVYTVKDFAVLVGAEAGSVLSWALPAIIAVAALGGLVNGLLLKSRRPEAHARIGLGNEAFRLDQAAEATPSA, encoded by the coding sequence ATGCCGACGGGCAGATCCACCACGCTCCCAGCCGACACCGCGGCCGAGATCCGCACGTACAAGGGCCAGGACCGGGCCCTGCGGGCCGACCGCCTCGGCACCGCCGGACTGCTGCTCTCCGTACTCGCCGCCAGCGCCCCGCTGCTGGTCGTCGCCGGTGTCATGCCCACGATCTTCGGGGTCATGGGCATCGTCGGCCAGCCGCTGCTCTACGTGATCCTCGGCGTCGTCCTCGCCCTGTTCGGCGTGGGCTACGCCGAGATGAGCCGGCACGTCCACAACGCCGGCGCCTTCTACGCCTACATCGCCCGCGGCCTCGGGCCCACCGCCGGAGCCACCGCCTCCCTCGTCGCCCTCGTCGCGTACAGCGCCATGCAGGTCGCCGTGTACGGCATCCTCGGCTTCGAGATATCCGGCCTCTTCGCGACCTACCTGGACACGCAGCTCGCCTGGTGGATCCCGGCCCTGATCGCGGTCGCCGTCACCGGCGCCCTCGGCTGGCTCAAGATCGACCTCAACGCCAAGGTGCTCGGCGTTCTGCTGATCGTCGAGTGCGCCCTCGTCGTCGTCTTCGACCTCGCCGCCCTCGGCAAGCCCGGCCCCGAAGGCCTCTCCCTGAGCGCCTTCGACCCCGGCACCCTCGGCGGAGCCGGCCTCGGCACCGCCCTGTGCTTCTGCATCGCCGCCTTCGTCGGCTTCGAGCAGTCCCCGGTCTACGCCGAGGAGACCACCAAGCCGCACATCATCGTCTCCCGCGTGATGTTCCTCGCCATCGGCTTCGTCGCGCTGTTCTTCGCCCTCAGCTCCTGGGCCCTCTCGGTCGCCACCGGCCCCGCCGGGATCGTCAAGGCCTCCGCCGAGGCCGGGCCCGGCCTGCTCTTCGAGCTCACCCAGAGCCGCCTCGGCGCCACCTTCACCGACGTCCTGCACGTGCTCTTCGTGACCGGCATGTTCGCGGCCATGCTCAGCTTCCACAACGTCGTGGCGCGCTACGCCTTCGCCATGGGCCGCGAGGGCCTGCTGCCCGCCCGCTTCGGCCGCACCAACCCGGGCACCGGCGCCCCCGCGACCGGCTCCCTCCTCCAGACCGTGGTCGCCGCCCTCGTCGTCATCGTGTTCGCGGTCACCGACTCCATGCCGACCGGCGACCCCACCGCGCCCGTCCTGCACCTGTTCACCTGGATGGGCAGCGTCGGCGCCCTCGGCGTCACCGTCCTGATGGCCGCGGCCTCCGTCGCCGTCATCGCCTTCTTCGTCCGACGGGGCACCGCGGGCGCCCAGGTCTGGCGGCTCGTCGCGGCGGGCCTGGCCGCCCTGGCCCTGGTCGGGATCGCCGTCTACACCGTCAAGGACTTCGCCGTCCTGGTCGGCGCCGAGGCGGGCTCCGTGCTGAGCTGGGCCCTGCCCGCCATCATCGCCGTCGCCGCGCTCGGCGGACTGGTCAACGGGCTGCTGCTGAAGTCCCGCCGCCCCGAGGCCCACGCCCGGATCGGCCTGGGCAACGAGGCCTTCCGCCTCGACCAGGCCGCGGAGGCCACCCCGAGCGCCTGA
- a CDS encoding amino acid permease — translation MSDRTLTEAPAKASPRPVDAGDEGYSKDLKSRHINMIAIGGAIGTGLFLGAGGRIAGAGPSLAIAYAVCGVFAFFVVRALGELVLYRPSSGAFVSYAREFMGEKGAYTAGWLYFLNWSTTTVADITAAATYAHFWSMFTDVPQWVLAFIALAVVLTANLISVKYFGEMEFWFSLVKVAALVIFLIVGIWLVATSHDIGGNTPGLANITDNGGIFPSGVLPMLLVIQGVVFAYASVELCGVAAGETENPEKIMPKAINSIMWRVGLFYVGSVVLLALLLPYTAYSSDQSPFVTVFDKLGVPGAAGVMNLVVLTAALSSLNSGLYSTGRILRSMAMSGSAPKFTGVMNKGKVPYGGVLFTAAFGVAGVGLNYWMPGEAFEIVLNLASIGILGTWAMVMLCSLFFWRRAQNGLVDRPAYRLPWAPYTQIVTLVFLVTVLVLMWCDGGVGRTTVMFLPAIAAALVGGWFLVRGRVAELAATRD, via the coding sequence ATGAGCGATCGCACCTTGACCGAGGCCCCAGCCAAGGCGTCCCCCCGCCCTGTCGACGCCGGTGATGAGGGCTACAGCAAGGATCTCAAGTCCCGCCACATCAACATGATCGCCATCGGCGGGGCGATAGGCACCGGCCTGTTCCTCGGCGCCGGAGGCCGCATCGCCGGCGCCGGCCCCTCCCTGGCCATCGCCTACGCGGTGTGCGGCGTCTTCGCCTTCTTCGTGGTCCGGGCCCTGGGCGAGCTGGTCCTCTACCGCCCGTCCTCCGGAGCCTTCGTCTCGTACGCGCGCGAGTTCATGGGGGAGAAGGGCGCCTACACCGCGGGCTGGCTCTACTTCCTCAACTGGTCCACGACCACCGTGGCTGACATCACGGCCGCCGCGACCTACGCCCACTTCTGGTCGATGTTCACCGACGTCCCCCAGTGGGTGCTCGCCTTCATCGCCCTGGCCGTCGTCCTCACCGCGAACCTGATCTCGGTGAAGTACTTCGGCGAGATGGAGTTCTGGTTCTCCCTGGTCAAGGTCGCCGCCCTGGTGATCTTCCTGATCGTCGGCATCTGGCTCGTCGCCACCAGCCACGACATCGGCGGCAACACCCCGGGCCTGGCCAACATCACCGACAACGGCGGCATCTTCCCCTCCGGCGTCCTCCCGATGCTCCTGGTGATCCAGGGCGTGGTCTTCGCGTACGCCTCCGTCGAGCTCTGCGGCGTCGCCGCCGGCGAGACCGAGAACCCCGAGAAGATCATGCCGAAGGCGATCAACTCGATCATGTGGCGCGTGGGCCTCTTCTACGTCGGCTCCGTGGTCCTGCTGGCCCTGCTGCTCCCGTACACCGCGTACTCGTCCGACCAGAGCCCCTTCGTCACCGTCTTCGACAAGCTCGGCGTCCCCGGCGCCGCCGGCGTGATGAACCTGGTCGTCCTGACCGCCGCCCTGTCCAGCCTGAACTCCGGCCTCTACTCCACCGGCCGGATCCTGCGCTCGATGGCCATGTCCGGCTCCGCCCCCAAGTTCACCGGCGTCATGAACAAGGGCAAGGTCCCCTACGGCGGTGTCCTCTTCACCGCCGCCTTCGGCGTCGCCGGCGTCGGCCTGAACTACTGGATGCCCGGCGAGGCCTTCGAGATCGTCCTCAACCTCGCCTCCATCGGCATCCTCGGCACCTGGGCGATGGTCATGCTCTGCTCGCTGTTCTTCTGGCGCCGCGCGCAGAACGGCCTGGTCGACCGGCCGGCCTACCGCCTGCCCTGGGCCCCCTACACCCAGATCGTGACCCTGGTCTTCCTGGTCACGGTCCTGGTCCTGATGTGGTGCGACGGCGGCGTCGGCCGCACCACGGTCATGTTCCTCCCGGCCATCGCCGCCGCCCTCGTCGGCGGCTGGTTCCTGGTCCGCGGCCGGGTGGCCGAGCTCGCCGCCACCCGCGACTGA
- a CDS encoding chaplin gives MLKKVAAAAAATGGLVLAGAGLAVADAGAQGAAIGSPGVLSGNVVQVPVHVPVNVCGNTVNIIALLNPSFGNTCVNA, from the coding sequence ATGCTCAAGAAGGTTGCCGCCGCTGCGGCTGCCACCGGTGGTCTGGTTCTCGCGGGTGCGGGCCTGGCTGTCGCCGACGCGGGTGCCCAGGGTGCGGCCATCGGCTCCCCCGGCGTCCTGTCCGGCAACGTCGTCCAGGTCCCGGTCCACGTCCCGGTCAACGTCTGCGGCAACACGGTGAACATCATCGCGCTGCTGAACCCGTCCTTCGGCAACACCTGCGTCAACGCCTGA
- a CDS encoding FAD-binding dehydrogenase, which produces MTYDADVIVIGAGLAGLVATAELVDAGRKVILLDQEPERSIGGQAHWSFGGLFFVDSPEQRRMRIKDSRELALQDWLGTAGFDREEDAWPRRWAEAYVDFAAGEKRPWLHSRGVRFFPVVGWAERGGYDANGHGNSVPRFHITWGTGPGLVEPFERRVRAGAARGLVRFAFRHRVTGLSATAGAVDTVTGEVLAPSDAVRGTASSRESVGAFSLRAQAVIVTSGGIGGNHDLVRAQWPARLGTPPARMLSGVPAHVDGLMLGIAEGAGASHINKDRMWHYTEGIENWNPIWARHGIRILPGPSSLWLDATGKRLPVPLFPGFDTLGTLEHIMRTGHDHTWFVLNQRIIGKEFGLSGSEQNPDLTGRSVREVINRARQSVPGPVRAFMDHGVDFIVERDLSAMVRRMNELTGQDLLDEATVRREVTARDREIANPFTKDLQVTAIHGARRYLGDKLIRTAAPHRVLDPKAGPLIAVRLSILTRKSLGGLETDLSSRVLTPSGDPLPGVYAAGEAAGFGGGGVHGYRALEGTFLGGCIFSGRAAGRAAARAVG; this is translated from the coding sequence ATGACGTACGACGCTGACGTGATCGTGATCGGAGCGGGCCTCGCGGGCCTGGTGGCCACCGCCGAGCTGGTCGACGCGGGCCGCAAGGTGATCCTCCTCGACCAGGAGCCGGAGCGGTCGATCGGCGGCCAGGCGCACTGGTCCTTCGGCGGGCTGTTCTTCGTGGACTCGCCCGAGCAGCGCCGCATGCGCATCAAGGACAGCCGCGAGCTCGCCCTCCAGGACTGGCTCGGCACCGCCGGGTTCGACCGGGAGGAGGACGCCTGGCCGCGCCGCTGGGCCGAGGCGTACGTGGACTTCGCGGCCGGCGAGAAGCGGCCCTGGCTGCACTCCCGGGGCGTGCGCTTCTTCCCCGTGGTCGGCTGGGCCGAACGCGGCGGCTACGACGCGAACGGCCACGGCAACTCCGTGCCCCGCTTCCACATCACCTGGGGCACCGGCCCCGGCCTGGTGGAGCCCTTCGAGCGGCGGGTCCGCGCCGGGGCGGCCCGCGGCCTGGTCCGGTTCGCCTTCCGCCACCGGGTCACCGGGCTGTCCGCCACCGCCGGCGCCGTGGACACCGTCACCGGGGAGGTCCTGGCGCCCTCGGACGCCGTACGGGGCACCGCGAGCAGCCGCGAGAGCGTGGGCGCCTTCAGCCTGCGGGCCCAGGCGGTCATCGTGACCAGCGGGGGCATCGGCGGCAACCACGACCTCGTGCGCGCGCAGTGGCCCGCCCGGCTCGGCACTCCGCCCGCGCGGATGCTCTCCGGGGTCCCGGCGCACGTGGACGGCCTGATGCTGGGCATCGCCGAGGGCGCCGGCGCCAGCCACATCAACAAGGACCGGATGTGGCACTACACCGAGGGCATCGAGAACTGGAACCCCATCTGGGCCCGGCACGGCATCCGCATCCTGCCCGGCCCCTCCTCGCTCTGGCTCGACGCCACCGGCAAGCGGCTGCCCGTACCGCTCTTCCCCGGTTTCGACACCCTCGGCACCCTCGAGCACATCATGCGCACCGGCCACGACCACACCTGGTTCGTGCTCAACCAGCGCATCATCGGCAAGGAGTTCGGCCTCTCCGGCTCCGAGCAGAACCCCGACCTGACGGGCAGGTCCGTCCGCGAGGTGATCAACCGGGCCCGGCAGTCCGTCCCCGGCCCGGTCAGGGCCTTCATGGACCACGGCGTCGACTTCATCGTGGAGCGGGACCTGTCCGCGATGGTCCGCCGGATGAACGAACTCACCGGGCAGGACCTGCTCGACGAGGCCACCGTCCGGCGCGAGGTCACCGCCCGGGACCGGGAGATCGCCAACCCCTTCACCAAGGACCTCCAGGTGACGGCCATCCACGGAGCGCGCAGGTACCTCGGCGACAAGCTGATCCGCACCGCCGCCCCGCACCGCGTCCTGGACCCCAAGGCGGGCCCGCTGATCGCCGTCCGGCTCTCCATCCTGACCCGCAAGTCCCTGGGCGGCCTGGAGACCGACCTGTCCTCCCGCGTCCTGACCCCCTCCGGCGACCCCCTGCCGGGTGTCTACGCGGCCGGCGAGGCGGCCGGTTTCGGCGGCGGGGGCGTCCACGGCTACCGGGCGCTGGAGGGCACCTTCCTGGGCGGCTGCATCTTCTCGGGCCGCGCCGCCGGCCGCGCGGCCGCCCGGGCGGTGGGATAG